The following are from one region of the Nicotiana tabacum cultivar K326 chromosome 3, ASM71507v2, whole genome shotgun sequence genome:
- the LOC107793752 gene encoding ADP-ribosylation factor isoform X3, with the protein MGMSISKFVKMLFAKKEMRILMVGLDAAGKTTILYKLKLGEIVTTIPTIGFNVETVEYKNSSFTVWDVGGQDKIRPLWRHYFQNTQGLIFVVDSNDRDRITEARDELHRMLNEA; encoded by the exons ATGGGTATGTCAATATCCAAGTTTGTAAAAATgctatttgcaaagaaagaaatGAGAATATTAATGGTGGGACTCGATGCAGCTGGTAAAACAACCATCTTGTACAAATTAAAACTTGGGGAGATTGTCACTACCATTCCTACAATTG GATTTAACGTGGAGACAGTGGAATACAAGAATTCGAGCTTCACTGTATGGGATGTGGGTGGACAAGATAAG ATCCGGCCTCTATGGAGGCACTACTTTCAGAATACTCAAGGTCTAatatttgtagtagatagtaaTGATCGAGATAGAATTACAGAAGCTAGAGATGAGCTCCATCGCATGCTTAATGAG GCATAA
- the LOC107793752 gene encoding ADP-ribosylation factor 2-B isoform X2, translated as MGMSISKFVKMLFAKKEMRILMVGLDAAGKTTILYKLKLGEIVTTIPTIGFNVETVEYKNSSFTVWDVGGQDKIRPLWRHYFQNTQGLIFVVDSNDRDRITEARDELHRMLNESASATSGQGLYEGLDWLSNNFSRKA; from the exons ATGGGTATGTCAATATCCAAGTTTGTAAAAATgctatttgcaaagaaagaaatGAGAATATTAATGGTGGGACTCGATGCAGCTGGTAAAACAACCATCTTGTACAAATTAAAACTTGGGGAGATTGTCACTACCATTCCTACAATTG GATTTAACGTGGAGACAGTGGAATACAAGAATTCGAGCTTCACTGTATGGGATGTGGGTGGACAAGATAAG ATCCGGCCTCTATGGAGGCACTACTTTCAGAATACTCAAGGTCTAatatttgtagtagatagtaaTGATCGAGATAGAATTACAGAAGCTAGAGATGAGCTCCATCGCATGCTTAATGAG AGTGCTAGTGCAACATCTGGACAGGGGCTTTATGAAGGTCTTGATTGGTTATCAAATAATTTTTCTCGCAAG GCATAA
- the LOC107793752 gene encoding ADP-ribosylation factor isoform X1, with amino-acid sequence MGMSISKFVKMLFAKKEMRILMVGLDAAGKTTILYKLKLGEIVTTIPTIGFNVETVEYKNSSFTVWDVGGQDKIRPLWRHYFQNTQGLIFVVDSNDRDRITEARDELHRMLNEEELRGATILVFANKQDLPNAMSVAEITDKLGSYYTALKRYFIALTTFYISLKCFT; translated from the exons ATGGGTATGTCAATATCCAAGTTTGTAAAAATgctatttgcaaagaaagaaatGAGAATATTAATGGTGGGACTCGATGCAGCTGGTAAAACAACCATCTTGTACAAATTAAAACTTGGGGAGATTGTCACTACCATTCCTACAATTG GATTTAACGTGGAGACAGTGGAATACAAGAATTCGAGCTTCACTGTATGGGATGTGGGTGGACAAGATAAG ATCCGGCCTCTATGGAGGCACTACTTTCAGAATACTCAAGGTCTAatatttgtagtagatagtaaTGATCGAGATAGAATTACAGAAGCTAGAGATGAGCTCCATCGCATGCTTAATGAG GAAGAATTACGAGGCGCTACTATTCTTGTGTTTGCCAATAAACAAGACCTTCCAAATGCTATGAGTGTTGCAGAAATTACTGATAAACTTGGTTCATATTATACAGCCTTAAAAAGATATTTCATAGCCTTAACTACCTTTTATATTTCTCTCAAATGTTTCACTTAA